In a single window of the Nocardiopsis composta genome:
- a CDS encoding HSP90 family protein: MSHTFQVDLRGLVDLLSHHLYSSPKVYLRELLQNGVDAITARRALDPGAPAAVRLLPGDGGLRVEDTGIGLTEAEVHDLLATIGRSSKRDGLESARADFLGQFGIGLLACFVVAEEIRVVSRSARDPQAPPVEWRARGDGSYTVRTLPEEARTEPGTTVHLAARPGAGEWLEAGRVAELARHFGSLLRYDVRVGGERITERPVWDRPHTGPDARRAAFAEHCAETFGFAPLDAIELDVPLAGVRGVAYVLPEAVSPAQRGAHRVHLKGMLLTEHADGLLPEWAFFVRCVLDTDGLHPTASREGLYEDETLAAVREALGERIRGWLSELAAGSPELLGRFLSVHHLGVKSLARHDPEMLRAMLPWLPFETTDGRVSLEEFARRHPVVHYTRTTEEFHQVAAIAAAQGIGVVNGGYTYDAELVELLPGARPGTAVAELDTDTVTAHLDPVDGGEELALAPFLAAARTALDRLDCDVALRAYQPAAVPALYLDDRDARHERSRAAAEAASDELWAGVLGSLRESRPRARLVLNHLNPLVRRMARVDDARLAGTAVEALYGQALLMSRRPLRPADSALLNRTFLELLDWAVAPAPQTPPTDRPSGDAR; this comes from the coding sequence ATGTCGCATACCTTCCAGGTGGACCTGCGCGGACTGGTCGACCTGCTCTCGCACCACCTCTACTCCAGCCCCAAGGTGTACCTGCGGGAGCTGCTGCAGAACGGGGTGGACGCCATCACCGCGCGGCGGGCGCTCGACCCCGGGGCGCCGGCGGCCGTCCGGCTGCTGCCCGGGGACGGCGGGCTGCGGGTCGAGGACACCGGCATCGGGCTGACCGAGGCCGAGGTGCACGACCTGCTGGCCACCATCGGGCGCAGCTCCAAGCGGGACGGCCTGGAGTCGGCTCGGGCGGACTTCCTCGGCCAGTTCGGGATCGGGCTGCTCGCCTGCTTCGTGGTGGCCGAGGAGATCCGGGTGGTCAGCCGCTCCGCGCGGGACCCCCAGGCGCCGCCGGTGGAGTGGCGGGCCCGCGGCGACGGCTCCTACACGGTGCGCACCCTGCCCGAGGAGGCGCGCACCGAGCCCGGGACGACGGTGCACCTCGCCGCGCGCCCCGGCGCCGGGGAGTGGCTGGAGGCCGGGCGGGTCGCCGAGCTGGCCCGGCACTTCGGCTCGCTGCTCCGCTACGACGTGCGGGTCGGCGGCGAGCGGATCACCGAGCGGCCGGTGTGGGACCGGCCGCACACCGGGCCGGACGCCCGGCGCGCCGCGTTCGCCGAGCACTGCGCGGAGACCTTCGGGTTCGCCCCGCTGGACGCGATCGAACTGGACGTGCCGCTCGCCGGGGTGCGCGGGGTGGCCTACGTGCTGCCCGAGGCGGTCAGCCCGGCGCAGCGCGGCGCGCACCGGGTGCACCTCAAGGGGATGCTGCTCACCGAGCACGCCGACGGCCTGCTGCCGGAGTGGGCGTTCTTCGTCCGGTGCGTACTGGACACCGACGGCCTGCACCCCACCGCCTCCCGGGAGGGCCTCTACGAGGACGAGACGCTGGCCGCGGTGCGCGAGGCGCTCGGCGAGCGGATCCGCGGCTGGCTCTCGGAGCTGGCCGCCGGCTCCCCCGAGCTGCTCGGGCGCTTCCTGTCCGTGCACCACCTGGGGGTGAAGTCGCTGGCCCGGCACGACCCGGAGATGCTCCGGGCGATGCTGCCGTGGCTGCCGTTCGAGACCACCGACGGGCGGGTGTCGCTGGAGGAGTTCGCCCGCCGCCACCCGGTGGTGCACTACACCCGCACCACCGAGGAGTTCCACCAGGTCGCCGCGATCGCCGCGGCGCAGGGCATCGGCGTGGTCAACGGCGGCTACACCTACGACGCCGAACTGGTGGAGCTGCTGCCCGGCGCCCGGCCCGGCACCGCCGTGGCCGAGCTGGACACCGACACCGTCACCGCCCACCTCGACCCGGTGGACGGCGGGGAGGAGCTGGCGCTGGCGCCGTTCCTGGCCGCCGCCCGGACCGCGCTGGACCGGCTCGACTGCGACGTCGCGCTCCGCGCCTACCAGCCCGCCGCCGTCCCCGCCCTGTACCTGGACGACCGGGACGCCCGGCACGAGCGGAGCAGGGCCGCCGCGGAGGCGGCCTCCGACGAGCTGTGGGCGGGCGTCCTCGGCTCGCTGCGCGAGTCCCGGCCGCGCGCCCGGCTGGTGCTCAACCACCTCAACCCGCTGGTGCGCCGGATGGCCCGGGTCGACGACGCGCGGCTGGCCGGCACCGCGGTCGAGGCGCTCTACGGCCAGGCGCTGCTGATGTCCCGGCGCCCGCTCCGGCCGGCCGACTCGGCCCTGCTCAACCGGACCTTCCTGGAACTGCTCGACTGGGCGGTGGCCCCCGCCCCGCAGACGCCCCCGACCGACCGCCCCTCCGGAGACGCCCGATGA